Proteins found in one Tamandua tetradactyla isolate mTamTet1 chromosome 3, mTamTet1.pri, whole genome shotgun sequence genomic segment:
- the LOC143678270 gene encoding dnaJ homolog subfamily B member 3-like, with protein MVDYYEVLGVPRQASASAIRKAYRKLALKWHPDKNPENKEEAEKKFKHVAAAYEVLSDAKKRGVYDRYGEAGANGGGCSGPFEDSFEYVFAFRDPADVFREFFGGRDPFSFDFFGDPLENIFGGQRSCRGSRSRGSPSLFSTFTEFPAFGGEFSSFDTGFSSFGSLGNGGLSSFSMSCSSGGTGNFKSMSTSTEIVNGKKIITKRVIENGQEKVEVEEDGELKSLIINGKELRIDTK; from the coding sequence ATGGTGGACTACTACGAGGTGCTGGGCGTGCCCCGGCAGGCCTCGGCCTCGGCCATCAGGAAGGCGTACCGCAAGCTGGCGCTCAAGTGGCACCCCGACAAAAATCCTGAGAACAAGGAGGAAGCGGAGAAGAAATTCAAACATGTGGCTGCGGCGTACGAAGTGTTGTCAGACGCCAAGAAACGGGGTGTCTACGACCGATACGGTGAAGCAGGAGCCAATGGTGGCGGCTGCAGCGGGCCCTTCGAGGACTCCTTTGAATACGTCTTCGCCTTCCGCGACCCCGCCGATGTCTTCAGGGAGTTTTTTGGTGGCAGGGACCCATTTTCATTTGACTTCTTCGGAGACCCGCTGGAGAACATTTTTGGTGGTCAGAGAAGTTGCCGGGGAAGCAGAAGTAGAGGGTCCCCATCCCTTTTCTCCACCTTCACTGAATTTCCAGCTTTTGGGggtgaattttcttcttttgatacaggattttcttcctttggttcccTGGGAAATGGGggcctttcttccttctccatgTCCTGTAGTAGCGGTGGGACCGGCAACTTCAAATCCATGTCGACTTCCACCGAAATAGTTAATGGCAAAAAAATCATTACTAAGAGGGTCATTGAGAATGGCCAAGAGAAGGTGGAAGTGGAAGAAGACGGGGAATTAAAATCCCTAATAATAAATGGCAAAGAGCTGCGCATTGACACCAAGTAG